The proteins below are encoded in one region of Limnohabitans sp. 63ED37-2:
- a CDS encoding deoxyribodipyrimidine photo-lyase: MTSSKVCSGVIYWFRNDLRLHDNPALQQAIALAKQRSTWLLPVYVHDTGLQLTSPWGFVRTSAHRLAGARQHPASPGGGRACSRQGSTRCALVRLRLRRGCVAQFAAMAAGVGGGSDDRD, translated from the coding sequence ATGACCTCTTCAAAAGTTTGCTCTGGCGTTATCTACTGGTTCAGAAACGACCTGCGCCTGCACGACAACCCGGCCCTGCAACAAGCCATCGCATTGGCCAAACAGCGCAGCACATGGCTGCTGCCGGTGTATGTGCACGACACCGGGCTGCAGCTGACCAGCCCTTGGGGCTTTGTGCGTACCAGCGCGCACCGCTTGGCTGGCGCGCGACAGCACCCTGCAAGCCCTGGTGGAGGCAGAGCATGCTCACGCCAAGGGTCAACTCGCTGTGCCCTGGTTCGCCTTCGGCTTCGTCGCGGTTGTGTTGCTCAATTCGCTGCAATGGCTGCCGGCGTCGGTGGTGGCAGTGACGATCGAGATTGA